From a region of the Constantimarinum furrinae genome:
- a CDS encoding N-formylglutamate amidohydrolase, producing MQRLTVSEILENIANEELFEAVSEDYSFTLKIESYEPYVCGAVHDGHQFRKELWEKCLHTEYDRWFEEDPCTKEFVKTHPIVIAGCDSRFEYDLNRDPENAIYEDAWGKKLWKTPLSDREKAKSLQKHSNFYLVVHALIQKLEEKFNDVVVYDMHSYNWRRWDREVPVINLGTSNIDNRRYGDLVENWRFSLSQLQLPHNIVSTSAINDTFQGNGYFLKYITQNFKNTLVLATEFKKIYCDELREVIFPEVVSAIERQLQHKIKEHVAQFRRSVKE from the coding sequence ATGCAACGATTAACTGTTTCAGAAATACTGGAAAATATTGCGAACGAGGAACTTTTTGAAGCGGTATCGGAGGATTATTCCTTTACGCTGAAGATAGAATCCTACGAGCCCTATGTTTGCGGTGCTGTTCATGACGGACATCAATTTCGAAAAGAACTATGGGAGAAATGCCTGCATACCGAATACGACCGCTGGTTTGAAGAAGATCCCTGTACCAAGGAATTCGTTAAAACACATCCTATTGTTATCGCCGGTTGTGATAGCAGGTTCGAGTACGATCTCAACCGCGATCCCGAAAATGCCATTTATGAAGATGCATGGGGGAAGAAATTGTGGAAAACTCCGTTAAGTGATCGTGAAAAAGCAAAAAGTCTGCAAAAGCATTCAAATTTTTATTTGGTTGTTCACGCGCTTATTCAAAAGCTTGAGGAAAAGTTCAATGATGTTGTTGTTTATGATATGCATTCGTACAACTGGCGACGTTGGGACAGAGAAGTCCCCGTAATCAATCTTGGAACCAGTAATATTGATAATAGGCGATACGGAGATTTAGTTGAAAACTGGCGTTTCAGTTTGTCTCAATTGCAACTTCCTCATAACATTGTTTCGACTTCAGCCATTAACGATACCTTTCAGGGGAACGGTTATTTTCTGAAATACATTACCCAAAACTTTAAAAATACCTTAGTTTTGGCAACAGAATTCAAAAAGATATACTGTGACGAATTGCGGGAAGTAATCTTTCCTGAAGTCGTTTCTGCTATCGAAAGACAACTTCAGCATAAAATAAAAGAACACGTAGCGCAGTTTAGGCGATCGGTTAAAGAGTAA